The Chryseobacterium sp. 52 genome includes a region encoding these proteins:
- a CDS encoding Dps family protein produces MKNASIIGLQEADCKNISEKLNTLLANYSVFYQNTRGSHWNIKGDQFFTLHPKFEELYNSLVLKIDEIAERILTLGATPAHNYSDYLKVSTIKESKEVSDGTKSVENILNSFKVVLDLQRELLDITDAAGDEGTNSQMSDYITEQEKEVWMYNSYLGK; encoded by the coding sequence ATGAAAAATGCCAGCATCATCGGCCTGCAAGAAGCCGACTGTAAAAACATTTCAGAAAAATTAAATACCCTTTTAGCCAACTATTCAGTATTCTATCAAAACACCAGAGGTTCCCACTGGAATATCAAAGGTGACCAGTTCTTTACACTTCACCCGAAATTTGAAGAATTATACAACAGCCTGGTATTAAAGATCGATGAGATCGCAGAAAGAATTCTGACATTAGGTGCAACGCCTGCCCATAATTATTCGGACTATCTGAAAGTATCTACCATTAAAGAAAGCAAAGAAGTAAGTGACGGCACAAAAAGTGTGGAAAACATTTTAAATTCCTTTAAAGTAGTTCTTGATTTACAGAGAGAACTTTTGGATATCACTGATGCAGCAGGAGATGAGGGTACCAATTCTCAGATGAGCGACTACATCACCGAACAGGAAAAAGAAGTATGGATGTACAATTCTTATTTAGGGAAGTAA
- a CDS encoding CPBP family intramembrane glutamic endopeptidase: MNKTIRFFFLFIAGFSAYYFFDLFYFSSIQNFVKGISGSKAVAHVAAYSVTLIPLIITLKILFSQKTIVDLFSINQSIAKGFLIAFTGTVPMLIGYIIYFKLTKRIDFQSLFINTISSAFFEEIIFRAFLIGTLYRFTRLGFISSILFGSLLFAYIHLYQSSNPTELVEILMITFLGSAFFSWTYFETDFNLWTAIFLHFFMNLYWEIFNVSENVSGNIHGNIFKFLSVAVVIAIIVYTKRKNKAPYQITGKSLFIKTKPA, from the coding sequence ATGAACAAAACAATCCGTTTCTTTTTCCTGTTTATAGCAGGCTTTTCGGCTTATTATTTTTTTGACCTTTTCTACTTTAGCAGTATACAAAACTTCGTAAAAGGAATATCCGGAAGCAAAGCTGTTGCTCATGTTGCGGCATATTCCGTCACCCTGATTCCCTTAATTATAACATTAAAAATTCTATTTTCTCAAAAGACTATTGTCGATCTTTTTTCAATAAACCAATCTATCGCTAAAGGATTTTTAATTGCTTTCACCGGAACAGTTCCTATGCTCATTGGGTATATCATTTACTTTAAACTGACGAAAAGAATAGATTTTCAATCCTTATTTATCAATACCATTTCATCTGCATTTTTTGAAGAAATTATCTTCAGGGCATTTCTCATAGGAACCTTATACAGGTTCACCAGACTAGGTTTCATTTCTTCCATTCTGTTCGGATCTCTGTTATTTGCCTATATACATCTATACCAAAGCAGTAACCCCACGGAACTGGTTGAAATATTGATGATAACATTTTTAGGATCAGCATTTTTTTCATGGACCTATTTTGAGACTGATTTCAATTTGTGGACAGCTATTTTCCTTCATTTCTTTATGAATTTATACTGGGAAATATTTAATGTTTCAGAGAATGTTTCGGGTAATATCCATGGAAATATCTTTAAGTTCCTATCAGTTGCTGTTGTTATCGCCATTATTGTCTACACCAAACGTAAGAATAAAGCTCCCTATCAGATCACCGGAAAAAGTCTTTTCATTAAAACTAAACCTGCCTAA
- a CDS encoding TrmH family RNA methyltransferase: protein MLIESFQNDKIKNVTKLLADNRFRKKSKVFVVEGQQENERALQYDFEPVEFFICENIFKGSLPDGKIHLVNEKVYDKIAYRGSSEGIIGVYKTKESLLSSFIPKENSTIIIVEGVEKPGNLGAILRSCEAFGIDALIVADGKADFYNPNVIRSSVGCLFGMEVYDAENEETLEFLQKNKFNIYTTLMDETAEDLYKRDFTQRSAVLFGTEHSGLSDFWIGKGKNTLIPMAGSIDSLNLSNAVAITCYESLKQKKG, encoded by the coding sequence ATGTTGATAGAAAGTTTTCAAAACGATAAAATAAAAAATGTCACCAAACTTCTGGCTGACAACAGATTCCGTAAAAAATCAAAAGTTTTTGTTGTAGAAGGACAACAGGAAAATGAAAGAGCATTGCAGTATGATTTTGAACCTGTAGAGTTTTTTATCTGTGAAAACATCTTTAAAGGAAGTCTTCCGGACGGTAAAATCCACCTTGTAAACGAAAAAGTATATGATAAAATAGCATACAGAGGAAGCTCTGAAGGAATTATTGGAGTATATAAAACTAAAGAAAGCCTGCTTTCATCATTTATTCCTAAAGAAAATTCTACAATAATCATTGTGGAAGGTGTAGAGAAACCCGGTAATCTGGGTGCAATTCTGAGAAGCTGTGAGGCTTTTGGCATTGACGCCCTGATTGTTGCAGACGGAAAAGCTGATTTTTATAATCCCAATGTGATAAGATCAAGTGTAGGATGTCTTTTTGGAATGGAAGTTTATGACGCAGAAAACGAAGAAACTCTGGAATTTTTGCAGAAAAACAAGTTCAATATCTATACAACTCTTATGGATGAAACTGCTGAAGACCTTTATAAAAGAGATTTCACGCAGCGTTCTGCCGTATTATTCGGAACTGAGCATTCCGGATTGAGCGATTTCTGGATAGGAAAAGGAAAAAACACATTGATTCCGATGGCCGGAAGCATTGATTCTTTAAACCTGAGCAATGCTGTAGCGATTACCTGCTATGAATCTTTAAAACAAAAGAAGGGATAG
- the rmuC gene encoding DNA recombination protein RmuC has product MEMTYLIIGFIAGGALGAVILYFALKSSTVSRRSYDELNNLHIKNHSDLENLNLKVQELTQNISREKEQHQQQTDLLNDLKNEYAKISAEHTSLNSQFLELKQLNTKQTSQIENLLTEKQNIFAKNSELSAINDSLKKSIETQKEEVIKIQEEGKLQFENLANKILEEKTEKFTEQNQLNLKNILSPLQEKINNFEKKVEDTHKESIDYHAALRQQIIGLKDLNIQMSKETLNLTKALKGDSKIQGNWGELVLERVLEKSGLEKGREYEVQKSHVTTEGNRVLPDVIVNLPDGKKMIIDSKVSLVAYERYVNEERDEERPLFLREHVLSLKRHIEQLSNKNYHSLYEMESPDFVLLFIPIEPAFAIALNEDSLLYNKAFEKNIVIVTPSTLLATLRTIDSMWTNQKQQENAIEIARQAGALYDKFDGFVTNLLKVGKKMEEAKTEYQGAMNKLIEGRGNLVISAQKLKTMGAKATKSLPENLITRAKSNEENTDLLEENTPQNLIDNSSFLETEN; this is encoded by the coding sequence ATGGAGATGACATATTTAATTATTGGATTTATTGCCGGTGGAGCTCTGGGAGCTGTGATTTTATATTTTGCTTTAAAATCATCAACCGTCTCAAGACGTTCTTATGACGAACTGAATAATCTGCATATCAAGAATCATTCGGATCTGGAAAATCTTAATCTGAAAGTTCAGGAGCTAACCCAAAATATCAGCAGAGAAAAGGAACAACATCAGCAACAGACTGATTTGTTGAATGATCTGAAAAATGAATATGCAAAAATTTCTGCAGAACACACTTCCCTGAATTCTCAATTTTTGGAGCTAAAGCAACTTAACACCAAACAAACTTCTCAGATCGAAAATCTATTAACTGAGAAGCAAAATATTTTTGCGAAAAATTCTGAGCTTTCTGCCATTAATGACAGTTTAAAGAAATCTATTGAAACTCAGAAAGAGGAAGTTATTAAAATTCAGGAGGAAGGTAAATTACAGTTTGAAAATTTAGCTAATAAAATCCTGGAAGAAAAAACAGAGAAATTTACAGAACAGAATCAGCTTAATCTTAAAAATATACTAAGCCCTCTTCAGGAAAAAATCAACAATTTTGAAAAAAAGGTAGAAGATACCCACAAAGAAAGTATTGATTATCATGCTGCTCTCCGACAGCAAATCATTGGATTGAAAGATTTAAATATCCAAATGAGCAAAGAAACTTTGAACTTAACTAAAGCACTGAAAGGTGACAGTAAAATTCAGGGGAACTGGGGCGAGCTTGTATTGGAAAGAGTACTGGAAAAATCCGGTCTGGAAAAAGGCAGGGAATATGAAGTTCAGAAAAGCCATGTAACCACCGAAGGAAACAGAGTTCTACCAGATGTTATTGTCAATCTTCCTGACGGGAAGAAAATGATCATCGACTCAAAAGTATCTCTGGTAGCATATGAGCGTTATGTGAACGAAGAAAGAGACGAAGAGAGACCGTTGTTTTTAAGAGAACACGTGTTGTCCCTAAAGAGACATATCGAACAGCTTAGCAACAAAAACTACCATAGTCTTTATGAAATGGAAAGCCCGGACTTTGTTTTGCTTTTCATTCCGATAGAACCCGCTTTTGCCATTGCGCTTAATGAAGATAGCTTACTTTATAACAAAGCTTTTGAAAAAAATATCGTTATTGTTACGCCTTCCACTCTTTTAGCGACTCTCAGAACGATTGACAGTATGTGGACCAACCAGAAGCAGCAGGAAAATGCCATAGAAATTGCCCGCCAGGCCGGTGCGTTATATGATAAGTTTGATGGTTTTGTTACTAATCTGTTAAAGGTGGGTAAAAAAATGGAGGAAGCTAAAACGGAATACCAGGGAGCTATGAATAAACTGATCGAAGGAAGAGGAAATCTGGTAATCAGCGCTCAAAAATTAAAGACAATGGGAGCTAAAGCAACAAAATCACTTCCTGAAAACTTAATTACAAGGGCTAAATCTAATGAAGAAAATACAGATCTGCTGGAAGAAAACACGCCACAGAATCTTATCGATAACAGCAGCTTTTTAGAAACAGAAAACTAA
- a CDS encoding 5-formyltetrahydrofolate cyclo-ligase: MKKSELRNIYIQKRKALSQDEALSLSQKIFDYFMTCFQPVSGQKVHVFIPIEKFNEINTGIFIDAFLGKEIRVFVPKIVEGHLISVEINKDTEFETSRWGISEPVSNEDSETHHFDYVITPLLYCDHKGNRVGYGKGFYDEFFQSISRASKKIGVNYFSPDEQIDDVWENDIPLDYLVTPTEVLSFFKGVE, translated from the coding sequence ATGAAAAAATCAGAATTAAGAAACATATATATACAAAAAAGAAAAGCCTTGTCGCAAGATGAGGCTTTGTCTTTATCTCAGAAAATATTTGATTATTTTATGACCTGTTTTCAACCTGTTTCAGGGCAGAAAGTACATGTTTTTATTCCTATTGAAAAGTTTAATGAGATCAATACGGGAATCTTTATTGATGCTTTTCTCGGGAAAGAGATTCGTGTTTTCGTGCCCAAGATTGTTGAAGGTCATCTGATCTCCGTGGAGATTAATAAAGATACCGAATTTGAGACAAGCCGGTGGGGGATTTCAGAGCCTGTTTCCAACGAAGACTCAGAAACACATCATTTTGATTATGTCATCACCCCTTTGCTCTATTGTGATCATAAAGGAAACAGGGTGGGGTATGGAAAAGGTTTTTATGATGAATTCTTTCAAAGCATTTCCAGGGCCTCCAAAAAAATTGGGGTCAATTACTTCAGTCCCGACGAACAGATTGATGACGTCTGGGAAAATGATATTCCTTTAGATTATTTGGTTACGCCTACGGAAGTACTGTCTTTCTTTAAAGGAGTGGAATAG
- a CDS encoding DUF6624 domain-containing protein has translation MKIRLFVLLFLVSTKLLFGQTVPKEYTDKVKTAESLYHAKDFKNSASNYSEAFKSNGWKASLNDRYNAACSWAMASGPDSAFSQLDRIAVKFNNYNHITTDTDLSSLHSDKRWKPLIEKIKQNQEKAEANLNKPLVAKLGDIYNEDQKYRKQIEDIEKKYGGSSKEMNEHWQIINKKDSLNLIEVKAILDKYGWVGPDVVGGQGSVTIFLVIQHADQATQEKYLPMMRDAVKNGKAQSSSLALLEDRVALRQGKRQIYGSQIGRDPETQIYYVSPLEDPENVDKRRADVGLSPLADYVKNWQIKWDAEQYKKDLPKLEAKTKHK, from the coding sequence ATGAAAATAAGACTATTCGTTTTGCTGTTTTTAGTATCAACAAAACTGCTCTTCGGACAAACTGTTCCCAAAGAATACACCGATAAAGTAAAAACGGCTGAATCACTTTACCATGCCAAGGATTTCAAAAACTCTGCCAGCAACTATTCAGAAGCATTTAAATCTAACGGTTGGAAAGCATCTCTGAATGACAGGTATAACGCTGCATGCTCTTGGGCAATGGCATCAGGGCCAGACAGTGCATTTTCACAACTTGACAGGATTGCAGTAAAATTCAATAATTATAACCATATAACAACGGATACAGACCTTAGCTCTTTACATAGTGATAAACGATGGAAGCCTCTAATCGAAAAAATCAAACAGAATCAGGAGAAAGCAGAAGCAAACTTGAATAAACCCTTGGTTGCAAAGCTTGGTGACATTTATAATGAAGACCAAAAGTACAGAAAACAAATCGAGGATATTGAAAAAAAATATGGTGGGAGCTCAAAAGAAATGAATGAGCACTGGCAGATTATCAATAAAAAAGATTCACTAAATCTTATTGAGGTAAAAGCCATTCTTGATAAATATGGCTGGGTGGGTCCTGATGTTGTGGGCGGACAGGGAAGCGTTACAATATTTCTTGTTATCCAACATGCAGATCAGGCAACACAGGAAAAATATTTACCCATGATGAGAGATGCTGTAAAAAACGGTAAAGCACAAAGCAGTAGTCTGGCCCTTCTCGAAGACAGGGTGGCCCTGAGACAAGGTAAAAGACAAATTTACGGCAGCCAGATCGGACGTGATCCTGAAACTCAAATATATTATGTATCCCCACTGGAAGATCCTGAAAATGTAGATAAAAGACGCGCAGATGTTGGACTTTCTCCATTGGCAGACTATGTAAAGAATTGGCAAATTAAATGGGATGCTGAACAATATAAAAAAGACTTGCCTAAACTGGAGGCAAAAACAAAGCACAAATAA
- a CDS encoding LytTR family DNA-binding domain-containing protein produces the protein MFSFTAASYPKSESYQEILISSVAAGILIYLFLVVFQPFGTENFHHQYKYLLLFPYSVIFGATFFAASLISIRVKDWNIGSELLKMTVILFLASILSYFYNAFFISHVTLSFGNYFYMFLYSLALGLPISTIYMLSRYIYLKNVYEKTAAEVSQHLTDNSKLKSKGLPKALKISGNPHELQISEDNFISAQSMENYCSIYFFEDQEVKKLLIRTSLSSLLEQIQTDHIQKCHRSYIVNLNKVKNIKGNAQGYRLSLAEIDFEIPVSRSFIPVIIPKLRSLKI, from the coding sequence ATGTTTTCCTTTACCGCTGCTTCCTATCCGAAATCTGAATCTTATCAGGAGATCCTGATTTCATCGGTAGCTGCCGGAATTTTAATTTATCTTTTTCTGGTCGTTTTTCAACCTTTCGGAACAGAAAACTTCCATCATCAATATAAGTATTTATTGCTTTTTCCCTACTCCGTTATTTTTGGAGCAACTTTCTTTGCAGCAAGTCTGATCAGCATCCGGGTGAAAGACTGGAACATAGGTTCTGAACTGTTGAAAATGACTGTCATTCTCTTTTTAGCTTCCATTCTCTCCTACTTTTACAATGCATTTTTTATCAGTCATGTTACGTTGAGTTTTGGGAATTATTTTTATATGTTTCTTTATTCTCTGGCGTTAGGTCTTCCTATTTCTACTATTTATATGCTGTCCCGATACATCTATTTGAAAAACGTTTATGAAAAAACAGCAGCAGAAGTCTCACAACATTTAACAGACAATTCAAAACTAAAAAGCAAAGGTCTTCCTAAAGCATTAAAAATATCAGGCAATCCTCATGAACTTCAGATTTCTGAAGACAATTTTATCTCTGCGCAGTCCATGGAAAATTACTGTTCCATTTACTTTTTTGAAGATCAGGAAGTAAAAAAGCTTTTAATCAGAACCAGTCTGTCAAGTCTTTTGGAGCAGATTCAGACAGATCATATTCAAAAATGTCACCGCTCTTATATTGTCAATCTTAATAAAGTAAAGAATATTAAAGGAAATGCACAGGGCTACAGGCTTTCTCTTGCTGAAATTGATTTTGAAATTCCTGTTTCAAGAAGTTTCATTCCAGTCATTATCCCTAAATTAAGGTCTTTAAAAATCTAG
- a CDS encoding T9SS type A sorting domain-containing protein, translating to MKKTLLLSFMALATMGSAQILVTESFENATYPGFVVTGGYTGTAGTYISGACDGTVAIGAEAYGFNDANRTVNLVYTKPAGLTANGKKIDISFTYSTSAYDAASSIGGTMNVGYSTDGGTTYTPVGSAVTLTAAPQTCAAFTGTIPESANINGNFKLRIQTLGTTGTTYDFFNFIDNVKIKQEVTATPTCTTISSPVSGATAVSVRPQMSWAAVAGAESYKIKVGTTPGASNIYTGTTFGTSFSPASTSVFPQNTLLYASVTPTNALGDATGCTEISFTTGANPFTPYCGTLVSKLGVYPISNVVLSNMTNASSATANTGDGQEDFTNKVATVTRGTSYPINLTGTGVGTNRFGFTVFIDWNQNGSFGDAGETYFVTSDFAGGTGDVVAVTKNIAIPATAALGNTRMRIKFQFNSSTNSVRAELSSPCTDLSQGQAEDYTLLVQKNVLGTSDVNANGKMDISVYPNPFKDIVTISDIKGVKSITVSDVSGRQVKTLKPSTELNLSDLNSGLYLITLHMEDGSTKTVKAIKK from the coding sequence ATGAAAAAAACATTACTTTTGAGTTTTATGGCACTCGCTACCATGGGCAGTGCGCAGATTTTAGTTACGGAAAGCTTTGAAAATGCTACCTATCCGGGATTCGTCGTAACAGGCGGTTATACAGGGACAGCCGGAACCTATATTTCCGGTGCCTGTGATGGCACTGTAGCCATAGGGGCTGAAGCATATGGATTTAATGACGCTAACAGAACCGTCAATTTAGTCTACACAAAACCAGCAGGTCTAACTGCCAACGGAAAAAAAATTGACATTTCTTTTACATACAGTACAAGTGCTTATGATGCAGCAAGCAGCATCGGTGGGACCATGAATGTAGGGTACTCTACAGACGGAGGTACCACCTATACCCCAGTTGGCTCTGCAGTTACATTAACCGCTGCACCTCAAACCTGTGCTGCATTTACAGGGACAATTCCTGAAAGCGCCAATATAAACGGAAATTTCAAGTTGCGTATCCAGACTCTAGGGACAACAGGAACTACTTACGATTTCTTTAACTTTATTGATAATGTTAAAATCAAGCAGGAAGTAACAGCTACTCCTACATGTACCACCATCAGCAGCCCTGTAAGCGGCGCAACTGCCGTTTCTGTACGTCCGCAGATGAGCTGGGCAGCTGTAGCAGGTGCAGAATCTTATAAAATAAAAGTAGGAACGACTCCGGGAGCTTCCAACATATATACGGGAACAACATTTGGGACTTCTTTCTCACCTGCATCTACGAGCGTTTTCCCTCAAAACACACTTCTTTACGCTTCGGTTACGCCAACCAATGCTTTAGGTGATGCTACAGGATGTACGGAAATCTCTTTCACAACGGGTGCTAATCCATTTACTCCTTATTGTGGAACACTTGTGTCTAAACTTGGTGTATACCCAATATCTAATGTTGTACTGAGCAATATGACCAATGCATCCAGCGCAACTGCAAATACCGGTGACGGCCAGGAAGACTTTACCAATAAAGTAGCTACGGTTACCAGAGGAACCTCTTATCCTATCAATCTTACCGGAACAGGAGTAGGAACCAACAGATTTGGATTTACAGTATTCATTGACTGGAATCAGAACGGAAGCTTTGGAGATGCAGGAGAGACTTATTTTGTAACTTCTGATTTTGCAGGAGGTACAGGTGACGTGGTTGCTGTTACCAAAAATATTGCAATACCGGCCACTGCTGCTCTGGGAAATACCAGAATGAGAATAAAATTTCAGTTCAACAGTTCAACGAACAGTGTAAGAGCGGAATTATCTAGCCCATGTACTGATCTTAGCCAGGGACAAGCAGAAGATTATACTCTTCTGGTACAGAAAAATGTATTGGGAACTTCAGATGTCAATGCTAATGGCAAAATGGACATCTCGGTTTATCCTAATCCATTTAAAGACATTGTAACTATTTCTGACATCAAAGGTGTAAAATCTATTACGGTGTCTGATGTTTCAGGCCGTCAGGTGAAAACACTTAAACCAAGTACTGAACTTAACCTTTCTGATTTAAATTCAGGGCTTTACCTTATCACTCTTCATATGGAAGATGGAAGTACAAAAACGGTAAAAGCAATTAAGAAATAA
- the pncB gene encoding nicotinate phosphoribosyltransferase gives MYDVRLNSILDNDFYKITMQNAVVKLFPSSIVKYEFINRGKHQFPEGFDVALKEAVNKMAELKLTKDEKKFMARTCPYIDLPYLDFLEGYHYDPSEVKIHQEGSDLSVTVEGLWYRTILWEVPLLALISELHYEMNHMERDSNEIVMKRTLEKADSLARLGVNFAEFGTRRRHSYKVQNLVMEALTQNKESTFIGSSNVHFAMKFGVKPIGTHAHEWFMFHAAEYGFKMANELALEHWVDVYRGDLGVALSDTYTTDVFFQQFDKKFAKLFDGVRHDSGDPLEFADKTIAHYKNNGINPLFKYIIFSDALNLEKVEEITNYCKGKIGVSFGIGTNLTNDVGLKPMNIVMKLIGVQATNKEWIPTVKLSDEHGKYTGDPKMIELAKEFLRIKD, from the coding sequence ATGTACGACGTTCGATTAAACTCTATACTAGACAACGATTTCTATAAAATAACCATGCAGAATGCGGTGGTTAAGTTATTCCCAAGCTCTATTGTAAAATACGAATTCATCAACAGGGGAAAGCATCAGTTTCCGGAAGGTTTTGATGTGGCTTTAAAAGAAGCAGTCAATAAAATGGCAGAGCTAAAACTTACCAAGGATGAAAAAAAGTTCATGGCAAGGACCTGTCCTTATATAGACCTGCCCTATCTTGATTTTTTAGAAGGTTATCATTATGATCCGTCTGAAGTAAAAATTCATCAGGAAGGCAGTGATCTTTCCGTAACCGTTGAAGGACTTTGGTACAGAACGATTCTTTGGGAAGTTCCTCTTCTTGCATTAATCAGTGAGCTTCATTATGAAATGAATCACATGGAAAGGGATTCCAATGAGATCGTCATGAAAAGAACTTTAGAAAAGGCAGATTCACTGGCAAGACTTGGGGTGAATTTCGCAGAATTCGGAACCAGAAGAAGACATTCTTATAAGGTACAGAATCTGGTGATGGAAGCTTTAACGCAAAATAAAGAATCCACTTTCATCGGAAGCTCAAATGTTCATTTCGCCATGAAATTCGGAGTAAAACCAATCGGGACTCATGCTCACGAATGGTTTATGTTCCACGCTGCAGAATATGGTTTTAAAATGGCCAATGAACTGGCACTTGAGCATTGGGTAGATGTTTACAGAGGTGATCTTGGAGTTGCCCTGTCTGATACTTATACAACGGATGTTTTCTTCCAGCAGTTTGACAAAAAATTCGCAAAACTGTTTGACGGTGTGCGCCACGACAGCGGTGATCCACTGGAATTTGCAGACAAAACAATTGCCCATTATAAAAACAACGGAATCAATCCTTTATTTAAATACATTATTTTCTCCGATGCACTGAATCTGGAAAAAGTAGAGGAAATTACCAATTACTGCAAAGGAAAGATCGGGGTATCATTCGGAATCGGGACCAATCTGACCAATGATGTCGGTTTAAAGCCTATGAATATTGTGATGAAGCTTATCGGAGTACAGGCGACCAACAAAGAATGGATTCCTACCGTAAAACTTTCTGATGAACATGGAAAATACACCGGTGATCCAAAAATGATTGAACTGGCTAAAGAATTTTTAAGAATAAAAGATTAA
- a CDS encoding YciI family protein, which yields MKVKIYFSLSLLIAILSFAQEKKVTKPKFNQELATSLGADQYGMKAYTIVMLTTGPSKVEDKAKMGELMKGHMTNIGKLADEGKIVVAGPFLEKNKENYRGMFIFNTKSKEEAEQWVKSDPAVQAGVFSYEIFPWYGSAALPLYLKHHGEISKENP from the coding sequence ATGAAAGTAAAAATTTATTTTTCCCTCAGTCTCTTGATAGCAATTTTATCTTTCGCTCAAGAGAAAAAAGTAACAAAACCAAAATTTAATCAGGAATTAGCTACTTCACTGGGAGCAGATCAATATGGAATGAAAGCTTACACTATTGTTATGCTTACAACAGGACCTTCAAAAGTGGAAGATAAAGCCAAAATGGGAGAACTGATGAAAGGCCATATGACCAATATAGGAAAACTGGCTGATGAGGGAAAAATTGTTGTGGCAGGTCCGTTTTTAGAAAAAAATAAAGAAAACTACCGTGGAATGTTCATATTCAATACAAAATCAAAGGAAGAAGCTGAGCAGTGGGTAAAAAGTGATCCTGCCGTACAGGCAGGAGTTTTCAGCTATGAAATTTTTCCATGGTACGGTTCTGCTGCCTTACCTTTATATTTAAAACATCACGGAGAAATATCGAAAGAAAATCCATAA
- a CDS encoding DUF5995 family protein, which produces MKTIEEVLKKLDEIIIWCKENQSPAGYFACTYRIMTAQVLKGIQQKKFEDNPRMILLDIAFAQRYLEAWENYSKGKKCSLSWYTAFEATKNKNLLILQHIFLGMNAHINLDLGVSAAAIMPYRKINPLKKDFENINTVIASINQKVQDSLNKICYPVDLIDKISNGKDNAVLDFAISKARETSWATAVIASNTPNFLRESVISIVDYAAAKVASQILNPKILTPALTKELKKYESTDIVKNIEILESTK; this is translated from the coding sequence ATGAAAACCATAGAAGAAGTTCTGAAAAAACTGGATGAGATTATCATCTGGTGTAAAGAAAACCAAAGCCCGGCAGGATATTTTGCCTGTACCTACCGCATTATGACCGCACAGGTTCTGAAAGGAATTCAACAGAAAAAATTTGAAGATAATCCCAGAATGATCCTTCTTGATATTGCTTTTGCCCAGAGATATCTGGAAGCCTGGGAAAACTACAGTAAAGGAAAAAAGTGCAGCCTTTCATGGTACACAGCTTTTGAGGCTACAAAAAACAAAAATCTTCTCATCTTACAGCATATTTTCCTGGGAATGAATGCTCACATTAATCTGGATCTGGGAGTTTCTGCCGCTGCCATTATGCCGTACCGAAAAATCAATCCCCTTAAAAAGGATTTTGAGAATATCAATACGGTCATCGCTTCCATCAACCAGAAGGTTCAGGACTCTTTGAACAAAATCTGTTATCCTGTAGATCTGATCGACAAAATATCCAACGGAAAAGATAATGCTGTTCTGGATTTTGCAATTTCTAAAGCACGGGAAACTTCATGGGCCACAGCAGTCATTGCTTCCAATACGCCCAATTTCTTAAGAGAATCCGTCATCAGTATTGTAGATTATGCTGCAGCTAAAGTAGCCTCACAAATATTGAATCCCAAAATTCTCACACCCGCATTGACGAAAGAATTGAAAAAATATGAGAGTACCGATATTGTAAAAAATATTGAAATCTTAGAGTCAACAAAATAA